Proteins encoded in a region of the Tripterygium wilfordii isolate XIE 37 chromosome 21, ASM1340144v1, whole genome shotgun sequence genome:
- the LOC119990052 gene encoding uncharacterized protein LOC119990052 — MDGPVNPKSGNGDGELGFKYMSVKDKYRIPSILPDSSTPSVDNKSAAADTVTPRKKKFGHRSFSRVLKALLFEASLMEKLRKRKLREKLNRSHPKSSAKTVKHSEISMSNNPEENSNGRRSISNASLLIPSSSLCSLCGSSLVDRNNSNKSSFRSSSLEQRKLQDNVNNEQEQGKGYYGVNFGLCFVVFSLVVLVFWGKVCAIFCTSTWLFFVPCRSIRSDSRNGDSLEFDSEQYKKKIIMEGLLDRNRIRGLERC, encoded by the exons ATGGACGGTCCAGTCAATCCGAAGAGTGGAAACGGCGACGGGGAACTGGGTTTCAAGTATATGTCGGTGAAAGATAAATATCGAATTCCAAGTATATTGCCGGATTCATCAACGCCATCGGTGGATAACAAATCCGCCGCTGCCGATACCGTCACTCCCAGGAAAAAGAAATTTGGTCACCGGAGTTTTTCGCGAGTGTTGAAGGCCCTTCTCTTTGAAGCGTCACTG ATGGAGAAGTTAAGGAAAAGGAAACTTCGAGAGAAACTGAATCGATCACATCCCAAATCGTCAGCAAAGACTGTAAAACATTCAGAAATTTCAATGTCAAACAATCCAGAAGAGAACTCTAATGGGAGGAGAAGcatttccaatgcatcattgttgaTCCCTTCATCCTCCTTGTGTTCTTTGTGTGGTTCGTCTTTGGTCGACCGAAACAATTCAAACAAGTCGTCGTTTCGATCAAGTTCATTGGAGCAAagaaaattgcaagacaatGTCAACAACGAGCAAGAGCAAGGAAAAGGGTATTATGGTGTTaattttggtttgtgttttgttgTGTTCAGTCTGGTGGTTTTGGTCTTCTGGGGCAAGGTTTGTGCCATTTTTTGTACCTCGACGTGGCTTTTCTTCGTGCCTTGTCGGAGTATCAGGAGTGACTCGAGAAATGGGGATTCGTTGGAGTTTGATTCCGAGCAGTACAAGAAGAAGATCATCATGGAAGGGTTGTTGGACAGGAACCGTATCCGGGGCTTAGAGCGCTGCTGA
- the LOC119988136 gene encoding vesicle-associated protein 4-1-like codes for MAIADRRKSHSDVKLFRLCPFWQTGTNSSSSSSSTQNLNSSHRGNRQVEANGKSSKTVSSVARSLLPPRRRLRLDPPNHLYFPYEPGKQVKSAVRLKNTSRSHVAFKFQTTAPKSCYMRPPGGILAPGESIIATVFKFVEHPENNAKQVDPKSKVKFKIMSLKVKEGMDFVPELFDEQKDEVTVERVLRVVFLDVERPSPVTTKALEKLKRQLAEAEAALEARKNPPADTGPRVVGEDMVIDEWKERREKYLARQQVEAVDSV; via the exons ATGGCGATTGCCGACCGGAGAAAGTCACACTCCGATGTGAAGTTGTTCAGGCTTTGTCCGTTTTGGCAGACTGGGACCAACtcctcgtcttcttcttcttccacgcAGAACCTCAATAGCAGCCACCGCGGTAACCGACAAGTGGAGGCGAACGGTAAGTCTTCCAAAACGGTTTCTTCGGTGGCGAGATCGCTTCTTCCTCCTCGGCGGAGGCTCCGGCTCGATCCACCCAACCACCTCTACTTCCCTT ATGAACCCGGAAAACAGGTGAAAAGTGCAGTCAGGTTGAAAAATACAAGCAGGTCTCATGTAGCTTTCAAG TTTCAAACCACTGCACCTAAGAGCTGCTATATGCGTCCTCCTGGCGGTATCCTCGCTCCTGGAGAAAGCATTATTGCAACTG TGTTCAAGTTTGTGGAGCATCCAGAGAACAATGCAAAACAAGTAGACCCGAAGAGCAAGGTTAAATTTAAGATCATGAGTTTGAAGGTGAAAGAAGGAATGGACTTTGTACCTGAGCTG TTTGATGAACAGAAGGATGAGGTGACAGTTGAGCGGGTTTTGCGTGTGGTATTTTTGGACGTAGAGCGTCCTAGTCCT GTTACCACAAAGGCATTGGAGAAACTGAAGCGTCAGTTGGCTGAAGCTGAGGCTGCTCTCGAAGCGCGCAAAAATCCTCCAGCAGACACTGGCCCCCGAGTTGTTGGGGAAGATATGGTCATAGATGAATGG AAAGAGCGAAGGGAGAAGTATCTGGCCCGACAACAGGTTGAAGCAGTTGACTCTGTGTAG
- the LOC119989422 gene encoding universal stress protein PHOS32-like, with the protein MNPQQQNTLDSDQPQLPNIKIHHPSSPRHHHHHSHSCATPTPTAGARRKIGVAVDLSEESAYAVRWAVDHYIRPGDAVILLHVSATNVLFGADWGPLSHSSPSINDGDSSSGGLHTDKDGNRQQNSPSQKDIEEDFDAFTASKVADLAKPLKEAQIPYKIHIVKDHDMKERLCLEVERLGLSAVIMGSRGFGAAMRRSDGKLGSVSDYCVHHCVCPVVVVRYPEDKDGGPTAEEAVVSVKEDEEEEAVIRPVPPAAVENLALNRKDA; encoded by the exons ATGAATCCCCAACAACAAAACACACTGGACTCCGATCAACCCCAGCTTCCCAACATCAAGATCCACCACCCCTCCTCTccccgccaccaccaccaccactcccACTCCTGCGCCACCCCTACCCCTACTGCCGGGGCCCGTCGGAAGATTGGCGTGGCCGTTGACCTCTCTGAAGAATCCGCCTACGCTGTCCGCTGGGCCGTCGACCACTATATCCGTCCAGGAGACGCCGTCATCCTCCTCCATGTCTCGGCTACGAACGTTCTCTTCGGTGCTGACTGGGGCCCACTCTCCCACTCCAGTCCTTCTATAAATGATGGAGACTCTTCCTCCGGCGGATTACATACGGACAAAGACGGAAATCGTCAACAAAATTCTCCGTCTCAGAAAGACATTGAGGAGGATTTCGACGCTTTCACTGCTTCCAAGGTTGCGGATCTCGCGAAGCCGTTGAAGGAGGCGCAGATACCTTACAAGATCCACATTGTTAAGGATCATGATATGAAGGAGAGGCTGTGCTTGGAGGTGGAGAGGCTTGGATTGAGCGCTGTGATCATGGGGAGCCGAGGGTTTGGAGCTGCCATGAGACGTAGTGATGGGAAGTTGGGAAGCGTCAGTGATTACTGCGTGCATCATTGTGTGTGCCCCGTTGTTGTGGTGAGGTATCCCGAGGATAAAGATGGTGGCCCGACAGCTGAAGAGGCGGTTGTGTCtgtgaaagaagatgaagaagaggaggccGTGATCAGGCCAGTTCCTCCAGCGGCGGTGGAGAATTTGGCATTGAACCGCAAAG ATGCATAG
- the LOC119987670 gene encoding uncharacterized protein LOC119987670: protein METPPFLNGQSSPPPQGPTKAAKPGRARNPNNKNPKKTPQRGMGVAQLERLRRQERWKNMAEIKSDNQTQYLPISPAVVGEMVPLGGYPVQWNYSLGVPMIRGDGGGFGLGHGLVYSYGSGAPERMNVLESSKELSSMPNLPHSQSLLLDCCCNNASCYKKKRTNQENIGDKFNPETNFSMSDSEFLGFSLDNTINGGISGFDATHKLNEGVGVVAVHRRAKGMMGDSVVMEYDFLLGNKSERPSKELPRFAMEAGPSAASSVVDGCESSYNPVDLSLKLSF from the exons ATGGAGACTCCACCATTTCTGAACGGCCAAtcttcaccaccaccacaagGACCCACAAAAGCAGCCAAGCCTGGTCGGGCAAGGAATCCCAACAACAAGAACCCAAAGAAGACACCACAGAGAGGAATGGGTGTGGCTCAACTGGAGCGATTGCGTCGCCAAGAGAGGTGGAAGAATATGGCAGAGATCAAATCCGACAATCAAACTCAATATCTACCCATTTCTCCGGCGGTGGTGGGGGAGATGGTTCCACTCGGTGGGTATCCGGTGCAGTGGAATTATTCTTTGGGAGTGCCGATGATTagaggtgatggtggtggttttGGGTTGGGTCATGGTTTGGTGTATTCGTATGGAAGTGGAGCTCCGGAGAGGATGAATGTGTTGGAGTCCTCGAAAGAGCTCTCTTCAATGCCAAACTTGCCTCACTCTCAGTCTCTCCTGCTTGATTGTTGCTGTAACAATGCTAGCTGCTATAAG aagaAGCGTACCAATCAGGAGAACATTGGAGACAAGTTTAATCCAGAGACTAATTTCTCAATGAGTGATAGTGAATTTCTTGGATTCAGTCTGGATAACACCATCAATGGAGGAATCAGTGGCTTTGATGCTACGCACAAGCTTAACGAG GGTGTGGGAGTGGTGGCTGTGCATAGGAGGGCAAAGGGAATGATGGGAGACAGTGTTGTGATGGAGTATGACTTTTTACTTGGAAACAAGAGTGAGAGACCATCTAAGGAACTGCCCAGATTTGCCATGGAAGCTGGTCCTTCTGCTGCAAGTTCAGTTGTTGATGGTTGTGAATCTTCTTATAATCCTGTTGATTTGTCTCTAAAGCTTTCATTTTAG
- the LOC119988304 gene encoding uncharacterized protein LOC119988304, which yields MKANVSPTSSCRRRNEPKLSRTKKKINKIAPIFQFKASSTPSSSLLHQFQTYYNSLPLSHSLCLFFNFSFFPCNPTTTTTKGDSRRREITKMVRRLFACFGKGSTTTSSSSAAANHNVTVDTTAEEQQRGGAVLVELFTSQGCKTSPEAEMLVSRLGRGDFGLDFPVIVLAYHVDYWDYMGWKDPYGSSHWTVRQKAYVEALNLDTMFTPQIVAQGKAQCVGNEEDPMLSLIKTAPRFPSLGFQATFQRPTSDSLQVSLKGALRSKVDNNGANVMVALYENGLVINCPSGENKGRVLSNDFVVRKLEKLCTVKDISAKKTVSGTVNFTLWESFNSSKCGVAVFVQNTSHQVFGSQNFQLPDDI from the exons ATGAAAGCCAACGTGTCACCGACATCTTCGTGTCGGCGACGCAACGAACCCAAACTTagcagaaccaaaaaaaaaattaataaaattgccCCAATCTTTCAATTCAAAGCATCTTCTACGCCTTCTTCGTCTCTTCTCCATCAATTCCAGACATATTAcaactctcttcctctctctcattctctctgtttatttttcaatttttcattctTCCCCTGTaatcccaccaccaccaccactaagGGCGATTCGAGGCGACGCGAAATTACAAAAATGGTGCGCCGTCTCTTCGCCTGCTTCGGCAAGGGCAGTACGACTACGTCGTCATCATCAGCGGCTGCCAATCACAATGTGACGGTGGACACGACGGCGGAGGAGCAGCAGCGAGGGGGAGCGGTGCTGGTGGAGCTGTTCACTTCGCAGGGGTGCAAGACCTCGCCGGAGGCGGAAATGCTGGTGTCCCGGCTGGGGAGGGGGGATTTTGGGCTGGACTTTCCGGTGATTGTGCTTGCTTATCATGTGGACTATTGGGATTATATGGGCTGGAAAGATCCATATGGGTCGAGCCATTGGACCGTAAGACAAAAGGCCTATGTTGAGGCCCTTAATTTGGATACTATGTTTACGCCACAAATTGTGGCCCAAGGAAAGGCCCAGTGTGTTGGGAATGAGGAGGATCCTATGTTGTCTTTGATCAAAACTGCACCCAGATTTCCTAGTCTTGGCTtccag GCAACCTTTCAAAGACCAACATCAGATTCATTGCAGGTCTCACTGAAAGGAGCTTTGAGGAGCAAAGTTGACAACAATGGTGCCAATGTCATGGTAGCTCTGTATGAGAATGGATTGGTGATTAATTGCCCAAGCGGAGAGAACAAAGGACGTGTTCTATCCAATGACTTCGTCGTAAGAAAGCTTGAAAAACTCTGCACTGTCAAAGATATCTCTGCCAAGAAGACGGTCTCGGGCACCGTCAACTTCACTCTCTGGGAAAGCTTCAATAGCAGCAAATGTGGTGTAGCTGTGTTTGTTCAGAACACTTCTCATCAAGTGTTTGGTTCGCAGAACTTCCAATTGCCAGACGATATATGA
- the LOC119989817 gene encoding transcription factor MYB102-like, protein MSRSSLCWEKNGLKKGPWTAEEDQKLVDYIQKHGHGRWRTLPKYAGLKRCGKSCRLRWTNYLRPDIKRGKFSIEEEENIIQAHSVIGNKWSAIAARLPGRTDNEIKNYWNTHIRKKLLRMGIDPVTHAPRLDLLQLSSSLLMKPPPFDLPGLLSIPSLLNPDILSLATTLMSCQENFNTQEMVTTMQNLHQNQLQSPFLPQSQLNQVTNSSSIMPNFGHDIAVNRYQPYNNLANYGYDELKHGTVSQNGAFWCNNIGFGSSSSITPLNSSGTSFMNGCTITEDERASYCSKTLTFDFPMSGLDVNRFA, encoded by the exons ATGAGCAGGTCCTCTCTTTGTTGGGAAAAGAATGGTCTGAAGAAGGGTCCATGGACAGCAGAAGAAGATCAAAAGCTAGTTGATTATATCCAAAAGCATGGTCATGGGAGATGGAGAACCCTCCCCAAGTATGCtg gactcAAGAGGTGTGGAAAGAGTTGCCGGCTTCGGTGGACAAATTACTTGAGACCAGACATTAAGAGAGGGAAGTTCTCAattgaggaagaagagaacATAATACAAGCGCATAGTGTCATTGGAAACAA GTGGTCTGCTATTGCGGCTCGGTTGCCAGGAAGAACAGACAACGAGATCAAGAACTACTGGAACACTCACATAAGAAAAAAACTACTGAGGATGGGTATTGATCCTGTCACTCATGCACCAAGGCTCGATCTCCTCCAACTCTCCTCTTCATTACTCATGAAACCCCCTCCATTTGATCTTCCAGGCCTTCTTAGTATTCCATCTTTGCTTAATCCAGACATTCTTAGTCTCGCCACCACTCTCATGTCTTGCCAAGAAAACTTCAACACCCAAGAAATGGTAACTACTATGcaaaacttgcatcaaaatCAGCTTCAAAGTCCATTTCTACCACAATCCCAACTCAACCAAGTCACCAACTCTAGCTCAATAATGCCTAATTTTGGGCATGATATTGCTGTTAATCGATATCAGCCTTACAATAACCTAGCAAATTATGGTTATGATGAGTTGAAACACGGCACGGTGTCTCAAAACGGGGCGTTTTGGTGCAACAATATAGGGTTTGGATCATCGAGCTCGATTACTCCGTTGAATTCTTCTGGTACGAGTTTCATGAACGGGTGCACAATTACTGAGGATGAGAGGGCTAGTTACTGCAGTAAAACTTTGACGTTTGATTTTCCAATGAGTGGATTGGATGTCAATAGATTTGCATAA
- the LOC119989423 gene encoding zinc finger protein CONSTANS-LIKE 2-like, with protein MKGCELCGRAAKMYCESDSASLCWDCDEKVHGANFLVAKHCRTLLCQVCQSSTPWKASGTKLRSAVSVCESCVVQKNRQEREGSSEGTGESQGPSDPESADEDDETDESDFDHSDSEDEVEEDGENQVVPWSGETPPPPVVSSSSSEGDISSGFVGNGSGLKRTRENTDLDSEDEIGHSSSPGGYGGESGQFESKSAAIVSSLKRIQRDVVSGGDSASETAVRIRNLSRDQDR; from the exons atgaaaggGTGCGAGCTTTGTGGTAGAGCAGCGAAAATGTACTGTGAATCGGACTCGGCGAGTCTGTGCTGGGACTGCGACGAGAAGGTTCACGGAGCAAATTTTCTGGTAGCGAAACATTGCCGGACTCTGCTTTGTCAGGTCTGTCAATCTTCCACTCCATGGAAAGCATCCGGTACTAAGCTTCGTTCGGCGGTGTCGGTCTGCGAGAGCTGTGTTGTTCAGAAGAATCGGCAAGAACGGGAAGGCTCCAGTGAGGGAACTGGCGAGAGCCAGGGACCTAGCGATCCTGAATCGGCGGATGAGGATGATGAAACAGACGAATCTGATTTTGATCACAGTGACTCGGAGGACGAGGTTGAGGAGGACGGAGAGAATCAGGTGGTGCCATGGTCTGGAGAAACACCGCCGCCACCTGTAGTGAGTTCTTCGAGTAGCGAAGGGGATATTTCGAGCGGATTTGTTGGAAATGGTTCGGGACTAAAGCGTACAAGAGAGAATACTGATCTTGATTCGGAA GATGAGATTGGTCATTCTTCGTCTCCAGGAGGATACGGTGGTGAAAGTGGTCAGTTTGAGTCAAAATCGGCCGCTATCGTTAGCTCACTGAAGAGAATTCAAAGAGACGTGGTCAGTGGCGGTGACAGTGCGTCGGAGACGGCTGTTAGGATCCGCAACCTGAGCAGAGATCAGGACCGTTGA